One Paraburkholderia phytofirmans OLGA172 genomic window carries:
- a CDS encoding universal stress protein, translating into MYKDILVALDGSHASKGALKEAIRMTKLAGGTMTAVYVLDRFAMFAYSANYDQFAMVEALRAEGDRILAEAHKEATESNVACKVDTAETDNISEDVASCLLRYVQGHSVDLVVMGTHGRRGMRRMTIGSVAERFLRSSTCPVLLVRDAIVETRSNGAK; encoded by the coding sequence ATGTACAAAGATATTCTGGTGGCACTGGATGGCAGTCACGCGTCGAAGGGTGCGCTAAAGGAAGCGATCCGCATGACAAAGCTGGCTGGCGGAACGATGACGGCGGTGTACGTGCTCGACCGTTTCGCGATGTTTGCCTATTCGGCCAATTACGACCAGTTTGCGATGGTCGAGGCACTACGCGCTGAAGGCGATCGAATACTGGCGGAGGCGCATAAGGAGGCGACTGAGAGCAACGTTGCGTGCAAGGTCGATACCGCCGAGACGGACAACATCAGCGAAGACGTCGCGAGTTGCTTGCTGCGGTACGTACAGGGGCACAGCGTGGATCTTGTCGTGATGGGCACCCACGGACGTCGCGGAATGCGGCGCATGACAATAGGGAGTGTCGCTGAGCGATTTCTTCGGTCCTCGACCTGCCCGGTGCTGCTGGTTCGTGACGCGATCGTTGAAACCCGGTCGAACGGCGCGAAATAA
- the acs gene encoding acetate--CoA ligase: protein MSTIELNQPSTTAQQIPALKHASIDGMEAYHALVAEAERDHEGFWARLAREHLEWRRPFTKVLNDTNAPFYQWFEDGELNASYNCLDRNLANGLAGKTAIVFEADDGKVTRVTYQELYHRVCRLANALRARGVKKGDRVVIYMPMSVEGVAAMLACARIGAPHSVVFGGFSAKSLHERMVDVGAVAVMTADEQVRGGKTLPLKTIVDEALAMGGAEAVKTVVIYRRTGGRIPWIAGRDAWLHELERNQPDTCEPEWVSAEHPLFVLYTSGSTGAPKGVQHSTGGYLLWAAVTMKWTFDIKPADVFWCTADIGWITGHTYICYGPTAVGATQVIFEGVPTYPNAGRFWDMIQRHQVSIFYTAPTAIRSLIKSADADTAVHPGSFDLSSLRILGTVGEPINPSAWNWYAEHVGGGRCPVLDTFWQTETGGHMISPLPGATPLVPGSCTLPMPGIDAAIVDETGHEVANGQGGVLVIRKPWPSMIRTIWGNPERFRNGYYPDELGGKLYLAGDGAIRDRDTGYFTITGRIDDVLNVSGHRMGTMEIESALAANPLVAEAAVVGRPDETFGEAIVAFIVLKTARPIGAEAKRIADELRAWVAKEIGPIAKPKDIRFGDAMPKTRSGKVVRRLLRSVAKGEAISQDTSTVENPAVISQFADSI, encoded by the coding sequence ATGTCTACCATCGAACTTAATCAACCCAGCACTACGGCGCAACAGATCCCCGCGCTCAAGCACGCAAGCATCGACGGTATGGAGGCTTACCATGCGCTCGTGGCCGAGGCAGAACGCGATCACGAAGGGTTCTGGGCGCGCCTTGCCAGAGAGCATCTCGAGTGGCGCCGGCCCTTCACGAAAGTGCTGAACGATACCAACGCGCCCTTCTATCAATGGTTCGAAGACGGCGAACTCAACGCTTCATACAACTGCCTGGATCGCAACCTCGCCAACGGACTCGCCGGCAAAACGGCCATCGTGTTCGAGGCGGACGATGGCAAGGTCACGCGCGTCACCTATCAGGAGCTCTATCACCGCGTGTGCAGACTCGCCAACGCGCTGCGCGCGCGCGGCGTCAAGAAAGGCGACCGGGTGGTGATTTACATGCCGATGTCGGTGGAAGGCGTCGCAGCCATGCTGGCGTGTGCACGCATCGGCGCGCCGCACTCCGTCGTGTTTGGCGGTTTCTCCGCCAAATCGCTGCATGAACGGATGGTCGATGTCGGCGCGGTGGCCGTGATGACGGCCGACGAACAGGTGCGCGGCGGCAAGACACTGCCGCTCAAGACGATCGTCGACGAAGCCCTTGCGATGGGCGGCGCCGAAGCCGTCAAAACGGTCGTCATCTATCGGCGTACCGGCGGCCGGATCCCCTGGATCGCCGGACGCGACGCGTGGTTGCACGAGCTCGAACGAAACCAACCTGATACCTGCGAGCCGGAATGGGTCAGCGCTGAACATCCGCTATTCGTGTTGTACACATCAGGGTCGACCGGTGCGCCCAAAGGCGTTCAGCACAGCACCGGCGGTTATCTGCTGTGGGCCGCCGTGACGATGAAATGGACCTTCGACATCAAGCCGGCCGATGTCTTCTGGTGTACCGCCGATATCGGCTGGATCACCGGTCACACGTATATCTGCTATGGCCCGACCGCAGTGGGTGCAACCCAGGTCATCTTTGAAGGCGTGCCCACCTATCCGAATGCGGGCCGCTTCTGGGACATGATCCAGCGCCATCAGGTCAGCATCTTCTACACCGCACCCACTGCCATCCGGTCTCTCATCAAGAGTGCCGACGCTGACACCGCCGTGCATCCTGGCAGCTTCGACCTGAGCAGCTTGCGCATTCTCGGCACGGTCGGCGAGCCGATCAACCCGAGTGCATGGAACTGGTACGCCGAACATGTCGGCGGTGGCCGCTGTCCGGTGCTCGACACGTTCTGGCAGACCGAGACAGGCGGCCACATGATCTCGCCGTTGCCAGGCGCTACCCCGCTCGTGCCGGGATCGTGCACGCTGCCGATGCCGGGCATCGATGCGGCGATCGTCGACGAAACCGGCCATGAAGTGGCCAACGGACAAGGCGGCGTGCTCGTTATCCGCAAGCCGTGGCCGTCAATGATCCGCACGATCTGGGGCAATCCTGAGCGCTTTCGCAACGGCTATTACCCCGACGAACTCGGCGGCAAGCTGTACCTCGCCGGCGACGGCGCGATTCGCGACCGGGACACAGGCTATTTCACGATCACCGGTCGTATCGACGACGTGCTGAACGTGTCCGGACACCGCATGGGCACGATGGAAATCGAGTCGGCGCTGGCGGCCAATCCGCTGGTCGCCGAGGCTGCGGTCGTCGGCCGTCCGGATGAAACGTTCGGAGAAGCCATCGTCGCCTTCATTGTTCTGAAAACGGCGCGGCCCATCGGTGCAGAGGCGAAGCGCATAGCGGACGAGTTGCGCGCCTGGGTCGCCAAGGAAATCGGTCCAATCGCAAAACCGAAAGACATCCGGTTCGGCGACGCAATGCCCAAGACGCGCTCCGGCAAGGTCGTGCGCCGGTTGTTGCGCTCAGTCGCGAAAGGCGAAGCGATTTCGCAGGACACGTCGACTGTCGAGAATCCCGCCGTGATTTCCCAGTTCGCCGATTCGATCTGA
- a CDS encoding YoaK family protein, protein MPINYLRGFTKPERSDAANLRLGRSLAFVAGAANAGGFLAVGQYTSHMSGIVSSLADNLALGEINAVVAGLSALLSFLFGAATSAILINWGRRRQLHSLYAMPLMLEATLLLCFGLLGTHLETHRVLFVLATVCLLCYVMGLQNAMITKISKAEIRTTHVTGLVTDIGIELGKFFYWNVGATSGSAVRADRQKLRILGSLLLSFLAGGLTGAVGFKHLGFIATIPLALVLLTLAAVPVVDDMLTQRR, encoded by the coding sequence ATGCCGATCAACTATCTTCGAGGATTCACGAAACCCGAGCGCAGCGACGCGGCGAATCTGCGCCTCGGACGATCGCTAGCTTTCGTCGCCGGTGCGGCCAATGCCGGCGGATTCCTCGCTGTGGGGCAGTACACCTCTCACATGTCCGGTATTGTGTCGTCGCTCGCCGACAACCTCGCGCTCGGCGAAATCAATGCGGTCGTTGCGGGATTGAGCGCCCTGTTGTCGTTTCTTTTCGGGGCCGCCACGTCCGCCATCCTGATCAACTGGGGGCGTCGCCGGCAATTGCACAGCCTCTATGCAATGCCGTTGATGCTCGAGGCTACGCTGCTCCTCTGCTTTGGGCTGCTTGGCACCCATCTCGAGACCCATCGCGTCCTTTTCGTACTGGCGACCGTCTGTCTTCTGTGCTATGTGATGGGTTTGCAGAATGCCATGATCACCAAGATCTCAAAAGCGGAGATCCGCACCACGCACGTCACCGGCCTCGTGACGGACATCGGCATCGAACTCGGCAAGTTCTTTTACTGGAACGTTGGCGCAACGAGCGGGAGCGCAGTCCGTGCGGATCGCCAGAAACTGCGCATCCTCGGATCGCTCTTATTGTCGTTCCTCGCAGGCGGCCTGACAGGCGCCGTAGGCTTCAAGCACTTGGGGTTTATCGCGACCATTCCCCTTGCGCTCGTACTGCTTACTCTCGCTGCTGTTCCGGTCGTCGACGATATGCTCACGCAGCGCCGGTAG
- a CDS encoding acetate uptake transporter, whose translation MNIKAPNPAALGLAGFALTTWLLSMINAGWFSGDSMGMVLAVAFAYGGTAQALAGLMEIPRGNTFGATAFLSYGAFWWSLALFVLFLHGTVPAAFVGWYLFLWGMFTLYMWVATWHAPSALQLVFLSLWITFFVLAASEWTGLVWLHHAGGYLGLLTALLAFYLSAAEIINETHGHTVLPVGTGVQKIDVTITVTEGLRGA comes from the coding sequence ATGAATATCAAAGCCCCTAATCCCGCCGCACTCGGCCTCGCCGGTTTTGCCTTGACGACCTGGTTGCTTAGCATGATCAACGCCGGCTGGTTCAGCGGCGATTCGATGGGCATGGTGCTCGCCGTCGCTTTCGCTTATGGCGGCACCGCGCAGGCACTCGCCGGACTCATGGAAATACCGCGCGGCAATACGTTCGGCGCGACGGCCTTTCTGAGCTACGGTGCGTTCTGGTGGTCGCTCGCCCTCTTCGTGCTGTTCCTGCACGGTACCGTCCCTGCGGCGTTCGTCGGCTGGTATCTGTTCCTGTGGGGCATGTTCACGCTTTATATGTGGGTCGCGACATGGCATGCGCCGAGCGCATTGCAACTGGTGTTTCTGTCTCTGTGGATCACGTTCTTCGTGCTGGCAGCGAGCGAATGGACCGGCCTCGTGTGGTTGCACCACGCTGGCGGTTACCTCGGTCTGCTGACGGCGCTGCTGGCTTTCTACCTGTCGGCGGCTGAGATCATCAACGAAACTCATGGGCACACGGTGCTGCCGGTGGGAACCGGCGTTCAGAAGATCGACGTGACCATCACGGTCACCGAGGGACTCCGCGGCGCCTGA